In the genome of Arachis stenosperma cultivar V10309 chromosome 6, arast.V10309.gnm1.PFL2, whole genome shotgun sequence, the window GTAAGTagagtgattgaaaattatgTACATGTCGCACACTTTAAAAACCGCCATGTCTAGTCGATTCAAAAAGTCATGTGAATGAGTTTTCTAGCATAATTCGAATATTAGTTCTTATTGAAGCAATAAACAAATTCAAGACAGGATTAGCATACCTTTCGATACTATCATCCTTTAAAGATGAAGAAAGAAATACTCAATCATGAAATAGATCAATGCAAtactttaaaataaaagaaaacttaAATTAATAATCCAAATAAACATAACAGAGCTCCTAATCCTTTGACAAAAGTATTAGTTACTCATGGAGaatgaaaaacaacaataaaaagaaactGTGTGGAGGAAACTAGATGTCCTCTCCATGAAGAATCTTCACTTATTTATGCCTAGGGTTTCTTctaattcaaattttgaaaactaagtcttatctaaatcaaaataagataatttataAGAATTCAAATCCTAGAATTAAAATAgaatcaaatcaaattcaaatctaAATCGTAATAGAATCTTCATCAGTTAGGAATCACATCTTTGAAGTTGGACCTTGTTGAAGTCATTATTGGCATTGCATGTGGCTCACTAGCATGTAACTGGAGCTTAATCTTTGGGTTTGGGCGTGTAACGCTAAGCAATGGCATTACACGCCACCTTCATTTGATGGGTCAGCGTTACACGCCCATCAGGGTGTTATACGCTACCTCCAAAAGGATCCAGGACGTGGTACGCCCTGCACATGGAGTTGCATGCCACATGTGTCTCAGCTCTCAAGGGAATGGCTATCTTGAAAGCGTGGCATGCCAGTATCATTGCGTGGCACGCCGTTGATTCATACTCCAGGACGTTGCACGCCCTCATCTAAACGTGACACACCGACTTTGTTCTTCTCATAGGGCATTACACACCCTATAGATGACATGGCACACCCCTGCCTCTTGCTCCAGGGTGCATTGCATGCCCTCTTCACTAGAActagggcgtggcacgctgacTTGTACTGCATGGTTTGTATAGTTTTGAACCTCACATACTTTGATTGCATGCCTTTTCCAATGCTTTGCCCTTTGATTGTGCTTTTTTTACTACTTgatttttatctctttaattttgtattttctcaaaaatactttaaaaatatcttaataGCAAATGATACTCAAAAGTGATGAGattataaaaagaaattataGCTAATCctaagaaaataagaaattaatgCAAGAAAAACTACTAAAGATGCAAGCCATCATATTGTAGggatccaattaaaaaaaaaaataatgattttactaaaaatttagtaaaattataggactaatagaataattaaatctaaaattaataaaaaatattaaaaaatattaaaatttattattttaatcaataattaattattaacattaaaaatataaattaaaatatgttattaaattattaaactaaaaaaattaattaataattgaaagattattaaaaataataaattatgataaTTTTCTATATTTCACACCATGAAGATAAAGAAGTTTACACAAGCATGCCAAAACATTCGGCAGTGAATTCCTCCCAccgaaatataaaataaaaatctctTGTCAATTCAGGGGCCCATTTCCGGCTGTTGCCTCATTGAATCTCGGCCACAAATGTTTCATCCATCATCGGACATACATAAATATAGTATATATCTTTCTATATAAAATGTATAAtacttaaataattttaaatatatatatattaaacatTTTGAAGATACAAacgaaaaaatattaaaaacataaattaGATATTATGTATTTGAAAATGATAgattataactaaaaaaaataaattaggtaCTGAATATCTGAGATATAAGTATAATGTGTTTAATATTAGTATATTTGAGATATTTCTAACGAAATTTAAATATAATCTTATGTATTCATATTATTGTATTAattcatataattaattaaatattcgatttgaaaataattaacaattaaaatttttaaattaaaaattaaaaattttaaaattatacaaGATATGTGCAAAGTTTCTTGATACATTGATGTAATGCTTTGCATAGTGAAATATTggtttgatatattttttttttcatttcatctaattttattcaatatataatattatgtactcatatatataataaattaaatattcgATTTGAAACAAACCACTTAATTTAATccaatataaataaatataatcgtATTATTGCATTCGTAATATATGATGTTAGTGTATTTACACACACAAAAATACTAATACAAacaataattaactaatttattttattaaatataagattcttttaattatcaaataattatccaatctttgtactcatatttaaaaattttaaaataaaaatcaaactaacacaatattattcaaaatattatatctatgtatcaataaattttttacatattttggataatttgaatattttaaattattatttttttaattttaaaaatctaaattattaatttttttaaatcgaATATTTAGTTAACTATACAAACACAATAATATGAGTATGTAATATTGTATTTAAATCATTACAACAATGCACGTATTTAAAATACACTAACATTAAACTCATTAAACTCACTAGCGTTAgtctaaaattataaattgtttaCATATTACACATTCggataaatattatatttaattaatttaaataaaaaactaattatattattcttttttaatcAATAGGCTAACTAATGTGTTCTTCTTTTAAATGGAAAATCTAAATTAATTAAGTCCTAACTTCAATAAAATAGTAaatgcaaataaaaaatatttttttatgatagtGACCACAAAATAACAATCATGATATATGAGATAGTATCAGCATCAATCTCAGGTTCTTCTATCCCACAAAGGGAACAAGAACGAAGCTTCCTGAGGGTCGCCACTGCCGTCTCAGTCTAGGCTATGGTGttcttctcttttcctctgctcttcaactccttTACTTCGGTTCCCCTCTTGAAACTTCCTTCTGTCTattctcttcctcttttccttttccttGCTAACTATCCATTATCTTCTCTGTTTACTGTCTCATTATCACTTTCGTCAGTTACACTATTCACCACCTCCATTTTTTTTTGCCGTCCACACCTTTCCACCACCCCTTTCTTGTTTTCATCCgccttttcttctctctttttctttttatttgtttgttgtTGCTCTGTGgttttttcttgtgtttttttTCCTGTTTCCAGAGATATAGATTCGAGATCCAAATCTAGATTTAAAATAATCTCTTTGTGGTTGTTCTCTCCCTCAGTGGCATATTGGTCCCTTTCATGGGTGTTTTGGTTACGATATTACATGTAAAATCTCacaaaatactaaataattaattgataactaataaataaattaaatgagagaaaaaaaattaaagaatttatatctataatttggagaaataaaaatatttagggTACAAATTAATACGCttatcttaaaggttttggtctaAAATTAGGCTAACAAGCTAAAACAATTGAACTGGCCTAAATGGGCCCAAGTTCCCATATATATACCCACACTTAATGAGATTTCAGCCACTATTTTCCCCatttcactacaagaaaacatctctattgccacgcttttaaagcatgGCGAAAAGCTGAAAAAAACGTGGTGATAGCTTTTTGCCATGCTTTTTGAGCTACCACCACGCTTTTTATAAATGGCCACACTTAAAAGCGTGGCCGTATATGGGAGATATGGTCACGCTTTAAAAATGTAGTCATATGTGAAATatagccacgcttttaaagcatgGCATAGAGAGATATGACCGCGTTTTTAAAGCGTGACGATAGCAGGATACGACCACGCTTTTAAGCAAGAtacggccacgcttttaaagcaagatacggccacgcttttaaagcaagatacggccacgcttttaaaattaaaaaaaaattctttttcttatttttaccTTCTCGAAAACATAAATTTTCAGTCCTTTCTTATTACCAAACCTATAAATATAGTATCCAATTTTTATTACAAGACAAATCAAACAATAATTAGaaacatatataatttttgctataattattttatacattaaaagACTAATactcaaatacaaaataaatgtCGAGTTcaaattccaaaaataaaatccaaAGAAACATACAAAAAAATACAACTTAAATTCGAAGTCCTTTGTTGTTTCTCCTTCCTCTAGCCCTCTTAAACTTTCTTCTCTTAGATCATACATAATTGTATCTGTAACATTTGTGAACTCTTTTACCTGCGAAAGATGGCAAAAACAGATACAAAATTGATAAATTATTTTGAAGCTTCACTTTCCATTCTAGGCAATActagctttattttcttttagccTATTACTCAAAGTCGCAAACCAAAACATGTGTTATCTTgtaaaaaaactttaaaaaaagattaaagaataaaagaaaggaAACAAGCATTATTACCAGAAGTCCTCCTCCAACAAGGAAATTCACCTGGCATCCTTCGGTAACAACTATTACAGGACTCTGGTTTCCATTAACTACACTTCGCATGAAGTTTAATGAGGTATGATGCCAAAGCCTGAAATATGAGAAAATAACTAAGGAATTCCAGCAACTAAATGTGAACATATACAAAATTTAGCAGATTTTCAGTTATTTCTTTGCCTCAAAAAGCAAATACCAGGTCACTTAATATCACTTATGTCCAAcgaaacaaaaaagaaaaattaaggaAATAAGCCAATTTATGTAATAAGGTACGAACATGTATTTCcataaaaatttaagataaaagtGTTGAAGTACTGTACAGAATTCTTACGGTCATAAGGTACGAACATGTATGTCCTGGTCATAAATATAGATCGCTTTGCAAAAGCTACGTGCAACAGCTGCCTGGAAAACAGCACAAATACCACAGTTCATAACCAAGAGGGAAATCATATTAACTCTAAACAGTAGTTTAATAACATCAGCAGTGATAATCAACAAGAGATTTTGATCATAAGAAGCAAATCACCtgaagtaactccttttctcgAGAAGCCTTCCATTGTCGAAATTGTTCTGCCTCTTGCTTCATCTTATGCTGCAATTGGACCTACAATTTTCATAAATCCAATATCAGATACAAAGTaaaaatttcaataattaaGTAGCTCGAAAAATTAAACACAAGTTCCTTTTGAGCCTTGATGTACTGTATTTCAGCTTGCAATTTTTTTGCAGTTTCTTTGCTCTTCTCCTTTTGCTTTAGTAGCTGCACCTGGTTTTCTTGTTTCTTCTTGAGGTCTAAAATCTGATGTTCAAGATTTTAACACTATTTGACATTGGAAAAGGACAATTACGATGAAAATAATATCGAGATATTACCTGTGCTTCCAGTGCTTTCATTTTTTGGCCACGAACATCTTGAGATTTCTGTGCTAGTCCATCAATATTAACTGAAAGATTCTTTACCTCATGCAACAAAGGGTCACTCTCTTGCTATCATTATCATTCCAGAATTAGTAAACAAGAGAAAAATAAACACTTAGGATTTGTTTGATTCCTTGTTTTCATTCTTATGTTTTCTGTTTTCATAATTgtgaaaagaaaaacataaacaTAAGAAAAATACTGTTTACTGTCTTCATTTCTTATTTTCACGACTTCtttttacaaaattttgaaaacaagTTACACAAAAAATGTAGACAAAAAATAAACCAATCCAGAAAAAACCTTTCGTTTGTGTGCTATCTAAAAAGTATTTAAACTTAACTATGTCCAAACCTGCATTATTCTTTTTTCCTCCTCAAGCTCCATAACTTTCTTTCCAAAGTGCTCTTTGAGTGCTTCAGTATCAATTCCAATGTGCTTCATCTCAGACTACAAGGAAGTAAAAATGTACGGCAATTAAAACACCATAAAATGGAACACTTACTGATTTACTGTTTAAGGACCCAAGATATTAGCATAAGGACCAATTAAGGAAAACAATTAGCACATTCCAATATCACTTGTTTTTTTAAGCCTTCCAATATTAACGTTATGGAAACCGATGCTGCGAAAATCCTTTATTTTAAAGACAATATACTATAGTGTATATAGTAGGAGCAGAAAAGACAAgctttatttaaaaatttgaaagaaaaaaaaggtaaTGACCGAAGAAAAAGCTTTAATTTTGAACTTTAGAGTTCAGGTTTAAGAACGGCCAAAACCGTATGGTGTACAAGCTTCTCGTATATTCATTGTTCTTCAGTTACTAGATTTATTTCTAATCTATTATACATAAAGAGAATATTCAGTACACCCGGAGGAAGGCCCACTTCTTTGCATATGTCAGCCAACTCCAAACATGTCCTGAAATAAAGCAAAGCATAGCTTATAGTTCAGGAAAAATATCCAAAGACTCAAAATGAAGCAAAGATTTTGCAAGAGCTATTGAGAAACATACACAGATGCCAATTCGAAAGGCTTCAATATCGTAGCACAACCAGCTGCCAGAGCAGGGGCAACCTTCCATGTAGCCATTAACAGAGGATAATTCCTAAAACATGATATCTAGTTAGCCATCAAGATAGGAATTTTGCTAACAGAGAGAGGTAACAACAATGAACGAACAaccaaaaaataatacataacaACTGAATTTCCACCTTTCTATTCTactattattctttttttcatCACTCATTGCCACTTATATAGAAACTAACTTCTAGATTCTAACATcagttaataaggaaaattttaaagagaagaaaaagaaaataccaTGGGGTGATTAATCCAACAACACCAATGGGTTCTTTGAGGACATAACTCTTGAAAGTTTCCATGGGAAGAGAAACGGGTGCCTTCTGCTTACCGTCGAGTTTCTCGGCAAGGTCAGCGTAAAACTCGAAGCAACCAGCAACATCATCCTAACATAAAATCAAGCGTGAATCAGAGAATTACAGTAACAATAAGAGAGAATCATCTGAAATTGAAGCAGAATTGAAGTACCATGTCCCAGGCAGCTTCATCAAGTGGTTTTCCGCAATCAAGGGATTCAAGCTTAGCGAGGTGATCCTTTCTCTCGATGACCTTAGCAGCGATGGCGTGGAGATAGCGTGCTCGGTGAGCGCCGGAAGCAGAAGGCCAGTCGTTGCCTTTGTTGCGATTGAGTGCTCTTCTAGTGGCGGCGACAGCACAGTCAAAATTTGCATTGACTGTGCAAAGCAAGCGAACTTCTTGGTGTTAGGGTTTTGTCATTGCAATGCAGCTGTATGACAACGCCATATGCATGCAGTGAGGACTTCAAAGGTGGTGGAAGATTGAGCAAGATGATGAGGGAGGAGGGCAGAGAATGGCGGCGTGGAGGAAGGAATGGCGACCTCCGTTGGCTGACCGACACCATGAGCAGTGAGTGCAGGGAATGCGAGCGCCAGCAGAGACGGGTTAGGGGAGACGACAGAGGGAGCACCGGCAGAGGAGAGAGTGAAAGCGCCGACGATGAGCTCTATCTGAGTTGGGGATGAGCAACAGAGTCTGAGTGTTACGGTTTCAAAGCGTTAGTGTAAGTGTCAGGGGAGAAGAGTAGAAGGGTCTGATGAGTCTTGTAAGCGTGTCGGGGACTTTAATTTAGGGAGTTTCTTTTTTTATGAATGGGAACCTTTTCGCCACACTTTTTTAGGGGTTTCAAGATCAAAAAtttttcgccacgcttttttaGGAGTGCCAAGATCTCAAACTTTTCGCCACATTTTAAAAGTGTCCCTGTTTTTTTCTAGCGTGGCAAAAAAAACGTGGCAAAAACTCTAATCAATTGTCACCtcataaaagcgtggccatagatTCTTTTTGTGATGCTTTTTAAGCATAGCAAGAAAAAACATGGCTAGATCTCTAATCAATTGCCACCCTCATAAAAGCGTCGCCATTGACcacttttggccacgcttttaaagtgtggcaagaaaaaagcaTGGCCATAGAcattttttcttgtagtgttttATTGAGAGAGATCGGATAGAAGAGAGACGAGGGAGGTGAGAGGAAAAGCCCTAACTTGTAACTTGAACTCTCAGCCACAGTTTTTCATTCAAAGCTGAAATCACATTTTTTGTTTGGGTATCGAGAATTTTTAGTGATTTTGATATTATGGGAATTTTCTAACTTATGTTATTGGTCGTATCCATCACTAATTTCGGTGGGTAAAGGTAAAGAAACATTTTTTCCTCTTGGTTCATCAATTTATGAAAATGCTAGTTTTTAATATTATGTCAAATTATATAATAAGATTTTAAACTTTGAAAAGGAAAGTTTGGAAGCTTGGAATTGCGACATTATGGTATGGGTGGTAGTTTTGAGTAGGTATTATGTAAGGTTATGTGAAAACCTAGGTTACTTGTCCCTAGGATAAGTTGAATGGAATTGATTATTGATATGCTTGAATAATGGTTAGTATGAGTGTCGAGTTGGTTGATATGTTTTGGCATGAAAATTGAGAGTGAAAATAATGAGTTTTGATGAATTAAGAAGTGCTATGTAATATTGTTACAATTGGATATTGTGATATATGTTGGTGCTATGTTGCATAAAAATGAGTATGTATGTTGAAGTTTTAACTGATAATTAGGTGTATGAATATTGTAAATTGTGTAAATTGGGTTGGAGGCCATGATAGGATGAAGAATTTCCTATGTGGTAAGTTGAGGTAAGTGGTGTGAATTGCTGTATGAGAATGAGATGAGATGATTTGattattgattgaaaaagagtatatatatatatatatatatatatatatatatatatatatatatatatatatatatatatatatatatatggaatgGGTTAACTAAGATTTAGGCTTGGAATGGTTAAAGATGTATGGATGAGTGTTTGGGATGTCTATAAGTTGTTTTGGAATGGTTTAtgattgaattaaattgaaaatttatgAAATTGATGGATTATGACAATTATGTAAAAACAAATTTTTAGCCAACTTCGACGGGCTATAAGTTCGCACTTGGAGTTCAGATTTGGATGGGATTTGTCTTAATTAAAGCTAGTGGAAAGACTTTTAAAACCATataaaggaaaacaaaattttttagaaaaagttATGAGAGTTTGAATTTGGAGGTTTAGGACAGAATTTTGCAGAAGTTGTAGAAAATTGAGGTCATGCGTATGCATGACCCATGCCTATGCATGATGGGTGAAATAGAAGTGAAATGATTTCATGTGAGTGTCATGCGCACGCACAAAAATGGAGTTGCATGTACGCACGAGGCATGTGTACGCACAACCTGCATTCCCAGAATCGAATGTTTTTCGTGCGCATACCATGCGCACGCACAGAAGGAAACTCGTGCGTACGCATGAAGCATGCGTATGCATGATAAATagctattttacggtttatcttgtgcttaatttagtggattttatccattattctcacacttattcgttgaattcgcatgttttatattttccttcctaattttgtgctatgattgaaaacatgcttctttggccctaatttttctaattttaatcctctcttattactgTTCGATGCCTTGTTATGTGTGTTAATTGATTTCAGGGTTTATAGGATATGAATGGCTTAGAGCATGGAAAGAAAACATGTAAAAGTGGAAggcatacaagaaattgaaggaattgctaagctgtcaaccctgacctcttcgtactaaatcgaccataacttgagctacagaggtccgaatgaggcggttccagttgcgttggaaagctaacatccggggcttcaaaatgatatacaGTTTGCCATAGTTTCTTTGCAGTTAAGCAATGTGCACGCGTGGATCACGCATATGAGTGACCTTGCAAAAGttaagcgacgcgtacgcgtgggcaaTGCGTATGCGTGACGGAGCCACGTGCTGCACGTatcagaaaatgctgggggAGATTTCTgagctatttttgacccagtttcaagcctgaaaacacagattagaggttGCAGAGTGGGGGAATCAATCATTCACTTCTCATTCATAgaattttaggtttagatgtagttttctagggAGAGAGGctttctcctctctctaggttttagggttctcttttcaatttcttcccaaattcaggttcaatgttcctttaatttagtttctcttctacttttatttgttctagcattctagtttatttattttccttgttgaTTACTTTATGTTgacaatttagtttatgaatgtttgatgttagattcaatttccatattaatgcaatttatgttttctgtggttattgttgctttctttaatttatgttattgatgcttgcaATTGGTTGTTTAAAGTTAATAATCCTTGTTATTCttctatgtttttatgttatgccttccaagtgtttgataaaatgcttgggaggaatttaatttagatttttatgcTCTTAACCTGGATTGATTatttagagactcttgagttatcaaaaggtttttgttgattggtaattgagACTTGATAGTTGGCTTAGActtcactaaatctagtctttgattaggacttgtgaacctatgttgattttgctcacttgactttcgttcattgttagaggttaactaagtgaaagcaaaagtcaattaccatcacaattgataatgATAACGATGATAAGTATTCAAATTCTCAATCCTTGCTAGGActttctcttaatttttattttacttccttgttatttatatttcttgtctcctatttcaaaaacccaaaaagatacttttccataaccaatagtaaaaatacttccctgcaattcctttagagatgacccgaggtttaatacttcggttaattttattgggtttgcttaagtgacaaacatattaaatttgattaaggttgaattgtcggtttagaactatacttgcaacgcgatTATTTTGTGAAAAATCTTTACCGACGATTTCTCCCCCATTAATGCACGAATGTCCTATTTTGctaaaaatgtgatttttaactattttGCTTATTCCACTCTactttttcacttttgtaacCCCTATTTGATACGATTGGATGACGAGAATAAGTTGAGATGGTTGAATGAGGAGAATGAGTTGAGATGattgaatgatgataatgagttgagatGATTGATTGACAAGAATGAGTTGAGATGATTGAATGATGAGAATGAGTTGAGATGATTGAATGATGAGAATGAGTTGAGATGATTGAATGATGAGAATGAGTTGAAATGATTGAATGATGAGATtgaattgatttgattaaatgATGAGAATAAATTGGTATAATTGAATGATGAGATTGAGTTGATATGATTGGAGGAAGAAAATGAGCTTGATTGATATTTGAGCTTCCGGGGTATATGCAAGGATTGTGGTTTTGTCCCGCTTGCTTCCGGAAGGTATATAAGCTTCCTAGATAAACGCAAGGATTATGGTTTTATCCCGCTTGCTCCAAGATGGAATTGAGACAATTATTGACTTGTGGTTGTAGTAGCCCAAGCAAGGATGGTCGTGAAATCTGACTTGTTCGTGGTTCTCTCTCTGTTGGTGTAGTGTGTCGTGTAAGACCCAGAATTTTTAAAAAGTCCTATTTTGAACTAATTTCAAATCatatcactacaagaaaaaataatatttgtaacaaaaaaattgttacaaataatcgaaattttgaaacaaaaggattttgtaacaaaaaaaggggCCATTGCAGTATGTCtcgttacaaaaagtttttgtaacaaaaaacggaactgttacaattcaaagtgatattttgtaacaaatttttttgataCAAAAAACCAGAAGTCGTTACAAAAGtgataacaaattttgatcttcaAAGTATTTTTGGTGACAATCTATTTTTTCctatcataaaattttattacaaaatgtaacttgattttgtaacattttgtttttttagttacaaaagcaaaataattattttgtaataatttttttaatacaaattgcatgcataatttactaaattatttttttaattaactaatatattaacTATTTTACTAAACAAGTTTacatttatataatatgtaaaaaCATACATAATTCAAACATGTCTCATTTAGCTAAAATTGctttaaaacaaaataacattagtGAGTACATTGATTAGTTCTGCAAGTTACATGTCTTGCACTAGTTCAaccaaaagttaaaagttttaacatagattagtgtctctataaatcaaaatattcttGAATCCTTTAGGTAGCATGTTGTCACTATTTTTGCACTCCTgtaaatgagaaaaataaa includes:
- the LOC130932660 gene encoding succinate-semialdehyde dehydrogenase [NADP(+)]-like isoform X7; translated protein: MDDVAGCFEFYADLAEKLDGKQKAPVSLPMETFKSYVLKEPIGVVGLITPWNYPLLMATWKVAPALAAGCATILKPFELASVTCLELADICKESEMKHIGIDTEALKEHFGKKVMELEEEKRIMQNLSVNIDGLAQKSQDVRGQKMKALEAQVQLQHKMKQEAEQFRQWKASREKELLQAAVARSFCKAIYIYDQDIHALASYLIKLHAKCS
- the LOC130932660 gene encoding aminoaldehyde dehydrogenase ALDH10A8, chloroplastic-like isoform X6: MDDVAGCFEFYADLAEKLDGKQKAPVSLPMETFKSYVLKEPIGVVGLITPWNYPLLMATWKVAPALAAGCATILKPFELASVTCLELADICKEVGLPPGSEMKHIGIDTEALKEHFGKKVMELEEEKRIMQNLSVNIDGLAQKSQDVRGQKMKALEAQVQLQHKMKQEAEQFRQWKASREKELLQAAVARSFCKAIYIYDQDIHALASYLIKLHAKCS
- the LOC130932660 gene encoding aminoaldehyde dehydrogenase ALDH10A8, chloroplastic-like isoform X5 — its product is MDDVAGCFEFYADLAEKLDGKQKAPVSLPMETFKSYVLKEPIGVVGLITPWNYPLLMATWKVAPALAAGCATILKPFELASVTCLELADICKEVGLPPGSEMKHIGIDTEALKEHFGKKVMELEEEKRIMQQESDPLLHEVKNLSVNIDGLAQKSQDVRGQKMKALEAQVQLQHKMKQEAEQFRQWKASREKELLQAAVARSFCKAIYIYDQDIHVRTL
- the LOC130932660 gene encoding aminoaldehyde dehydrogenase ALDH10A8, chloroplastic-like isoform X8; translated protein: MDDVAGCFEFYADLAEKLDGKQKAPVSLPMETFKSYVLKEPIGVVGLITPWNYPLLMATWKVAPALAAGCATILKPFELASVTCLELADICKEVGLPPGSEMKHIGIDTEALKEHFGKKVMELEEEKRIMQNLSVNIDGLAQKSQDVRGQKMKALEAQVQLQHKMKQEAEQFRQWKASREKELLQAAVARSFCKAIYIYDQDIHVRTL
- the LOC130932660 gene encoding uncharacterized protein LOC130932660 isoform X3, giving the protein MDDVAGCFEFYADLAEKLDGKQKAPVSLPMETFKSYVLKEPIGVVGLITPWNYPLLMATWKVAPALAAGCATILKPFELASVTCLELADICKESEMKHIGIDTEALKEHFGKKVMELEEEKRIMQQESDPLLHEVKNLSVNIDGLAQKSQDVRGQKMKALEAQILDLKKKQENQVQLLKQKEKSKETAKKLQAEIQYIKAQKELVFNFSSYLIIEIFTLYLILDL
- the LOC130932660 gene encoding aminoaldehyde dehydrogenase ALDH10A8, chloroplastic-like isoform X4, whose translation is MDDVAGCFEFYADLAEKLDGKQKAPVSLPMETFKSYVLKEPIGVVGLITPWNYPLLMATWKVAPALAAGCATILKPFELASVTCLELADICKEVGLPPGSEMKHIGIDTEALKEHFGKKVMELEEEKRIMQNLSVNIDGLAQKSQDVRGQKMKALEAQILDLKKKQENQVQLLKQKEKSKETAKKLQAEIQYIKAQKELVFNFSSYLIIEIFTLYLILDL
- the LOC130932660 gene encoding uncharacterized protein LOC130932660 isoform X2, translating into MDDVAGCFEFYADLAEKLDGKQKAPVSLPMETFKSYVLKEPIGVVGLITPWNYPLLMATWKVAPALAAGCATILKPFELASVTCLELADICKEVGLPPGSEMKHIGIDTEALKEHFGKKVMELEEEKRIMQQESDPLLHEVKNLSVNIDGLAQKSQDVRGQKMKALEAQVQLQHKMKQEAEQFRQWKASREKELLQAAVARSFCKAIYIYDQDIHALASYLIKLHAKCS
- the LOC130932660 gene encoding aminoaldehyde dehydrogenase ALDH10A8, chloroplastic-like isoform X9 — translated: MDDVAGCFEFYADLAEKLDGKQKAPVSLPMETFKSYVLKEPIGVVGLITPWNYPLLMATWKVAPALAAGCATILKPFELASVTCLELADICKEVGLPPGSEMKHIGIDTEALKEHFGKKVMELEEEKRIMQQESDPLLHEVKNLSVNIDGLAQKSQDVRGQKMKALEAQILDLKKKQENQVQLLKQKEKSKETAKKLQAEIQSNCSIR
- the LOC130932660 gene encoding uncharacterized protein LOC130932660 isoform X1, which encodes MDDVAGCFEFYADLAEKLDGKQKAPVSLPMETFKSYVLKEPIGVVGLITPWNYPLLMATWKVAPALAAGCATILKPFELASVTCLELADICKEVGLPPGSEMKHIGIDTEALKEHFGKKVMELEEEKRIMQQESDPLLHEVKNLSVNIDGLAQKSQDVRGQKMKALEAQILDLKKKQENQVQLLKQKEKSKETAKKLQAEIQYIKAQKELVFNFSSYLIIEIFTLYLILDL